The sequence below is a genomic window from Salicibibacter cibarius.
CAGAAGACTAAAATGGTTCGTTCATTCATTTCAAAAGGCTTGCCCATGTTTTGCTTAGCCGCAGGCGAACCAGACATAAACGTTCCTCCAATTGTTTTTCATTTGCCTATGCGTGGGCTTAAGATGAGCTCACATACTTTATAAAACAAAAAGAGACCGCTAACACCTTTATATGCAACAATCATTTTTTCAATTATTTCTAATGAATCATCGCTAACGTCAATATGTATTAAACCCCTATCACTTGAAACTACTTTGAGTCCGCTAAACACAATTCTGAGGACTTTTTGGCTCCCGTTCAACACAAAGAGTCCTCAAAGCCCAATCTCGAAAGCTAATCTAATGCCTGAGCATTGGTGTTCACTTTTCATGCCAGAGGGCTTTTATGCGTTGAAGTCGTTGTTTCACATTGGTCATTATAAGCACCGCCAATCCTCGTGAATTTGTTGGGATTGGCGGAAAAATTTTTTCGCGTTTCAGTCATCCCTTGCATGCCAAGGATTCCGAGATAGCGCAATTAGCCTCGGAAGTGCTTTGTGTTCTTCTTCCTATTCTTGTTTTCTTAATAGATAACGCTGAATTTTTCCACTCTGTGTTTTAGGCAGGTTTTCCAGAAATTCTACTTCTCTGGGATACTGATGTTTCGATAATTTCTCCTTTACATACGTCATCAATTCTTTTGACAATTCTTCTGATGGTTGATAGGAATCGCTAAGCACTACGTACGCTTTTACAATCTCGCCTTTTGCTTTATCCGGTTTTCCGACAACGGCTGTTTCTACCACCGCGGGATGTTCCATGAGGCTACTCTCCACCTCAGTCGGCCCAATCCTGTAACCGGCACTGGTAATAACATCATCCGACCGCCCGTCAAACCAGAAATAGCCTTCCTCATCCTGTTTTGCAAGATCGCCTGTTAAGAACCATTTGCCTAAATACTTGCCTTCTGTTTTTTTTGGATTGTTCCAATATCCCATAAAGTTAAGGTCTTGATCTGTTGTATCAATGGCGATTTCCCCTGTTTCACCATTTTTCACGACATTCCCCTGATTGTCTATCAATCGTACACGATAACCCGGTAGTGGTAACCCCATAGACCCGGGTTTTACGACCATATCTGTTATATTATAATTATTCACAATCATTCCGGACTCGGTTGAACCGTAATGGTCATAAATCGCCGTGCCAAAATTATTTTCAAAAAAACGAACAACCTCAGCATTTAATGGCTCACCTGCGCTGCTGAATTTTTTCGTTTGTATATTGTAGTTTTTAATAAGTTCTGGACCTGCCGCCATCATCATTCTGTATGCGGTCGGTGCGTACGTGAAGTTTGTGACATTATATTCGTCCAAAAGCTGATAAATTTTCTCCACATCAAAAGGACCTTTATAGACGAGAATAGGTATTCCAAAACTTAACGGGACAAAGGTACAAGCCATTAAACCATAGGACCAGCCCATATCCGCCCCACCAAAAAAGATATCTTCATCGTCTATATTTAATGCGTATCTCATATATGGATACAAACTTATGACGCTTTTATGAGTGCTCACCGCGCCCTTTGGAAGGCCCGTCGTCCCTGAGGTGTATTGAATGACGGATGGGTCCATCTCGGTGGTTCGTTCAAGCACATAGTCATTAGGGAAAGCTTCAACAAATTCCCAGAAAGTCTTTCCTTCATTCGTTAAACCATCCGTTAATAGTACTTGAAAAGAAGTATTTTGATCTTCGAGTTTACTCATCTGTTCACGATTCGTAATTAAGAAACTGACGCCTGAGTCCGTCGTACGATGCATAATGGCGTCCGGTCCGAATGCTGTAAACAATGGAACGTATATAGCGCCAATTTTCCATGTGGCCAAAACTGAGATGATGAGCTCCATGTCTTTCCCTAAAAGACCTGCTACTCGATCACCTTTTTTAACGCCAAGATGTTTTAAAGCATGTGCCATTTGATTGGATTTTTGCCTCAACTTTTCATACGTCCATGTCTGTTTGTTACCTGAAGCATCTTCCCAATAAATTGCAATTCGATCCGGTTCCTCTGCCCACCGATCACAAACTAAATGAGCCATATTAATGTCATCACCGGATTGCCAATCAAATTTTTTCTCTACCTCTTCCCAAGAAAAAGTTTCAACCAACGCTTGATAATTCATGATTGACCACCTTTCGCATTGTATATTTAAACCTACTTAACTAACCTACTCTCTATATCTAATTGCCTTCTTCTGCATTCGTCAAGATAAGCGTGTAAATAATCCGGTTCCTCATATAAAGTTTTGATAACTTCACTAAAAAGAGTATTTAATGTTTTCCACCTATTTTAGATCTCATTGATAAAATGCATATGATCTAGTTGCGTTTGAGATTCGACTTCATTCATCATATTCCCTTTTCCATATGAACAATTTATATGACTCTTTCTCTTTAACTGAGAAGCATAAATT
It includes:
- a CDS encoding acyl-CoA synthetase; translation: MNYQALVETFSWEEVEKKFDWQSGDDINMAHLVCDRWAEEPDRIAIYWEDASGNKQTWTYEKLRQKSNQMAHALKHLGVKKGDRVAGLLGKDMELIISVLATWKIGAIYVPLFTAFGPDAIMHRTTDSGVSFLITNREQMSKLEDQNTSFQVLLTDGLTNEGKTFWEFVEAFPNDYVLERTTEMDPSVIQYTSGTTGLPKGAVSTHKSVISLYPYMRYALNIDDEDIFFGGADMGWSYGLMACTFVPLSFGIPILVYKGPFDVEKIYQLLDEYNVTNFTYAPTAYRMMMAAGPELIKNYNIQTKKFSSAGEPLNAEVVRFFENNFGTAIYDHYGSTESGMIVNNYNITDMVVKPGSMGLPLPGYRVRLIDNQGNVVKNGETGEIAIDTTDQDLNFMGYWNNPKKTEGKYLGKWFLTGDLAKQDEEGYFWFDGRSDDVITSAGYRIGPTEVESSLMEHPAVVETAVVGKPDKAKGEIVKAYVVLSDSYQPSEELSKELMTYVKEKLSKHQYPREVEFLENLPKTQSGKIQRYLLRKQE